Part of the Chelmon rostratus isolate fCheRos1 chromosome 10, fCheRos1.pri, whole genome shotgun sequence genome is shown below.
TTCTGAAGTGCTGGGAAATTGCTAATCTCGACAGTCCTGTGGAACATGATGTGGagaatgttttcctctttcactACTGAATGTAGTCATGTTTCCTTAATACATCATAGCTGAAGTCACAGCTGACAGGAAGATGTTGGGAAATCCTCTAGATTACTGTAGAGGGAGATTCAACCTGTACTCAACATTTTAGGCTCTGAAATCTCTGACAAAACCATATCCTATACCGATTTCAGTAAATCAAAACTTTCAAGATGAAATTTAAACTATGGTCTGTCACAGTCTGGGTTGTATTTTACTAGTACCCAGCATAGAAAGCAACTTAATGCCTGGTTCATTGTCATACATGCCAAAGTATGGATGTATAATGGAAAACCAGCAGGCCCCTAAAGGGCCTAAGAATGATTCATCATTATAGAACCTTTTCAGCACTTTCCAGGATTATATAGCAATAATTCCTGAGTCCTATAGTCCGTTAATGTAATGCAACCTGGGTCAAGTGGCATGAAATGGATGGATCGATTAGCATTTAATAGTGATTCACTCATTTCAGTTAATATGCATGATAACTAAAATCAACAGCTGCCCAATGTGAGCTGATGAGTTTTCCAGCTGCTGTAGTTTGCAGTAGTGGGAGTGTTCGTCTGATGGTGCAGACTGAAACGCTGAACAGCCATGAGAATCCCACTTTTAGTTTCTGGGTGATGGTTttatcactttctttttctctacTCTTCTTTTTAGTGATGCCACCAGATTCTGAGATTTCAGCAACTAACTCTGAAAATTGTTATAATAGAACCAATGTTCAGAGCTGCGAAAATAAAACCCTTCTTATAGTAAAACATTAAGTTCCTTTGAGTGAATACAGATCTTTCCTCTGAGGGGGTttcatgacaaacaaaaaatgagtATGAAATATTCCTGGGCTTGTGATGCACGTGTGTTGGATGTATGACATTGTGcattctgctctctctgtgttcaaGACAAGGGCGTGCAGCTTATCTAATGACACCAGAAACTGTTTTAAACTTCAGCCAACCTGAACTTCTCTGGATCTCAAAGTTAAACTCTGACTCAAGTCATCacttttcacaataagacaacAGAATCTACTCTGTGGGTCTGCATACTGTTTGTTTATGTAATgctgaaaaaaagcacacagacttttactattatatttaatatatcACTATAATAGAATATATACCgtatttcattatttaatatAATAACAAACTTTAAGTCGACTCTTATATCAGAAAGTGTGCTTTTGGTCTGACCTCGGTGCCCGACTCAGGAATGAAGCTCTTAATCTCCACAGTGTTTCCCGGAGCTGGGAATGGAGCCTCCCTCAGCTTCTGCATGAATGGGTAGATCATGGCCATGGAGATCTGCCGCCGCTTCTCCACCTCGTCAAATATCTGCACATACACAGGAGCACATACAGTCATGATACAGTACCAAGACACTGATATAACCAAACTCCTTCTGTAGAAATTGTCAAGCTTTATAACAAATGTGACAggaatttctttttaaatgtatcGGAAAAGATCCAGGTAGCCAATGGCAGTGGTGTCATGTGATCCTTCTTTAATTTTACCAAAAATTCTTAAATAAAAgccagtaaaacaaaaaaatatatatcagaaAATCTGTTTCCAAGCCATGCCATACTGCGCAATCTGCTGTTTCCAATCCTAATCAGCACTACCAGGAATCAAATTCTGGTGGGGGAATATTAGATAatttatgtcattttatgttatgtttattGGTCTGAAAGCAATCCAATTTAATTAtattaaatctaaaaatatttgaatcagcctatatatgtatatatgtataatatgtttttaatagtAGAATGTAAAACTTTGCCCACATTACAAAAACCTCCAAATTACCAGAAAATTCCAGAGGACACAACTTCAGTGTCTGGTTGCTACTGTACAGCCCTCGCTCAGATAATCAATGTTTGCCCCCATAACTCTGCATTTAGAGGAACTGATGCAGGTGTGTCTCCTAGTTAATAATAAACAGGTGACGGACCCACAAcacttatttttctgtcaatgtTAGGTCACCACAGAGCTCCTCTTACATACAATATACAAATATAAACGCATAAATCAACAACATGTCAGtagtatttatttcttttttccatttgattcAATATTAGGACCTGCTTCTAGTGAATGAAATATATGAGGTCAGCTGCCATTTGCTGAAATAGGCCTACAACACATACGTTGACTGactatgttttgttttgcatggcCTCTGCACACTGGCGGCGGCGTGCAACGGATGACTTTCAATAATTGTCTTGCATATCTCTGATAGACCTCATTGTCCACCATTAGTACGATTATCTAGCTAGCTCAGTGTTCACACTACATGAGCAGGGACTTTTTATTTCTCGTCTGTGATAGCGAACACAATACACAGCCTTTCAGTAACAGGTATGCTTATGCTTACAGTtggaaatgctgtgaacatccctgcattacATCAATGAATTCAGCACTTGAAGGACATGTACAACCACTGATACACTATGATTTAGTTGTGATCTTGAGAGAGGCCACTAGAGACAATTGGTAGAGGAGGGcgattatgaaaatggatggaaaGATAGTATAGATGGAGTCATTGATGGAGCATTTTTCTTAGGTGCTGTCAGAAAgtctcctgtttttttgtttccactgttcaAACTGTTGCTAATCAAAGCGAATTAGGAGCTAATATTTTTTAGTGTAAAGTTAACTTTCCCCTAAATAGGTACACAGATGACCCACAAAGTTCTGAATAGTCTTTAAAATCTCAAACTACTTCAGCCAAGGGTCCAAATCAACAGTGTCACCAATTTGTTAAGAGGGCTGGAAACTGGCAGCCCAACCACTACTTATCCCTCTCTCCACAGACaccacaagacaaaacaaatgaccaCAGCTGTACAACACTTCTGGAAGGCAATCACTGATAAGCTGTCCCTCACCTTGGCCTGGCTGAATCCACTCTCCCCATCTCTTTGTATACGGAGTGATCTATCATCAGTCTCACTTCCCAAACACTGTACAAAAGTAACACTAACTGTTGCCAAGAAGACCATCATGCTCAACTGGAAACGCAAAGGAACAACTGGACATCTCATTTACAGATAAACACCTTTGCAGAATACACATTACTGGAAAAAATGACAACTGTTATCAACAACAAAAGCAAGAGTTCCAGGAAGCATGGGAGTCAATCATCAATGGCTTATTTCTTTTAACATCAGCAAGTCACAGCACAGCTCAACACTAAACCATACAGCACTACAGAGCTACTGTTTAAAATGAAGTGCAAGGCAatagctttcatttttcatagTTTTCTCAATATACCTAATCCACTTCTCATTTACTGAACAGACTAGCCCTATATTGAACCTGTCAATGACATATCATGGGTTATAAAGAGCAGAACTCCATATTGTAAACACACTGTTCAGAATGATAGTAGCTGGTGATGAAGAAACCAACAGCAGGGGAGAACTGAATGGCTGTTTATTGCATTTCTATTTGGTTATAAATTCACAATTTCGACAGTTTGAAATTTTGGAAATTCATTATGTTGTAGAGACAGCTAAGTGcagtcacactgaaaaaaaaaaaagctgaaagacACTCAAAAAGCGTCAAATGTCCAGTTGAACTGACCTTGGAGAAGAGGCCGAAACAAGCCAGCGTGCTGATGATACAGTAAGCCTCCGGTGGTCGAGCTCCTTTCCCTCCAGGCTGCAGGTAGGAGGGTGGCAGGAGAGGATATTAACTGAACGTTAGAAAATGACTTCTAAATGACGGCACAGTGAAGACACCTTCATTCTGTCTACACACTGACCAGTAACCTCCTACAGTATCCATTTCTTCTGCTGCCATCAATCTCAGTCAGAACAAAGGAGAAGGTCTCACTGAAAATGGACAAGGAAAACTCAGAACAAGGAATGTACACTGACATAGGGCAGGTATAATCACCtgaaccacaaacacagcaataaaGGTTATCAGTGATGAAACAGCTGATATAGGAGCAGCTGTACCTGTGGTATTCTGTCAATGGAGCCCAGCTGATGCCCTCTGGGAAACAGAAGAGAGTGATTGCCTTTAGtgtcttctcttcctcttccttctgaAATCTCGCCATCCCATCTCTCTGAAagtgaacaaacacatgcacaaatgcttCTGCTCTTTAaaaagatcacacacacacacacttcatagCAGGAACATTTCTTGATGAGTTTCCCACGGTGGCAACAATGTTCCCCAGTTCTCCTGCAAAAAACCTCTGTTCAAGTGGCTGTATCCAATTTTACACTCAAACGTCCTGAGCAAATGATTTAGACAGATGAGTTATTTTTGTGCAGGGTTAGCAGACGATGCAGGTATCTTATCAATTCTGTGTCAGCTCACGGTCTTCTCCTCTTGCGTTTGCTGCATTGCTACATTTTGTGTATACAAACAGCACTACATGCAGTTAAAATCACCACACTGTGCCATTACAGCAATACCTTATGAATAGTATAGCAGATACATACTCCCTTACAcagctattattattatttgtgaaAAACATTGTTAAACCACACATCAGAATTTTGCATCAGTAGAAACACTTTTGGGTACTGTGGACCCTGCTACCGTGTCATACATGGAGATGTGAAATTCATCAGTTTTGAATGCTTTTTTTCGAGCGGACAATGTGTAACTGTAATCTGTCTCACTCAACAAACACTCCAGGATTACTTTGTTAGGCTGAGCTACTGAACATTTGCAGTCCACCATCAAACTGACCTTCGGAAACTGGTAAGTGATCTGAGGTTcgtagctgctgctgtccttAGCCTTCTTGAGACTGACCACCACCAGATACTCAAAGAAGTACTGACCACTGACGTAGCGCCGCTGCCTGGATGTGTTGTCTTCCACCACCGGGCCCGGTGGCTCTATAGGCTCAGGGACTCCTACacagaaatgtagaaataaatcGTGCGTTTGTGTCCCAACTCATGTCatacaaatcaaacacatctaaaatgatgcaaatgGGAATGAGGGGCAGTGACCTAATCAGAAAGCAAACAATTAAGAGTCAATAAAGACCACATGCTGTATGATTTTACGTCCTGACTGACCTAGACTGGGACTGTTGTTATtaacacagtgcagcacagtttGTAGGTTTGTTACAGTGTGATTGGTAAAATGAAGTATGGATGTTGCAATGAAGTTAATATTataaaaaaagtcatatttttcCATGTTCTAACTGATGATTATGCTGTTTCTGGTGTTGGAAACAGGTGGGAGGATTCAACTGACTGTTGAACATAGTTATACTAATCCTCTCTTTGGACGAAATGTTATTccaatgaattatttatttacactaTCTGCATTAAATGTTTGCCCACAGATGTTGGCCATGACGCCTCTGCATACCCAGCTCTCCTGTTGACCGTACTGCTCTGCTCTGAGTCCATTATTCACAGGCCATGCAAACAGCCCAGCTTCGTCCTGTCTTCACAGGCTGCCAGCCTGTTCATGTGTTCTCTGCAGCATTCCTCGCCTTTTgtctaaaataaaagcaacccAGCAAGGAGTTCTCAGTGCTCAGGCGAGCAGCCCTCTGCATCTGTGTGCTTAAAGCCTGCTGGTGCAAACCCTACCACAACTAGATGCATAAATATTTAAAGTTGGCTGACGGGAAGTTTGATGATCATCAGGTTTGATTTGCCTTGCAAACGGTTTACAGAGATGCAGCACGTTCCACCTGAAAAACCCGTTCTCGAAATGAATCCGTGGAGTCGACAGATAATACTCAGCTGAGTACAGTTTTAGCAAAAACACTACAGTAAACTGTTAATTCATGTGTTAAGAATTAACATGTATTGACATGTATTTAAATCCAATAAAATAGCACTGTAAGAAATACTACTGTGCCACCACCATTCTATGCAGTTAGCCATCATGGCTGTTTCAAGGATCTACTGCCTGTGTTTATTTTGCGTCAGACTCTGAGACAAGTGTTTGAAATTATTCATATACAATCTAAACCACAATATCTACAAGGAGGTGACAAATGCAAAGTTAGCACAAACCATAGAGCCACAATAGCCCCATATGCGGGCACTCTGCCAGTTTGAAATAAACAAGAATTTTCCACTCAATCTTTCGACCTCAGGTTTTGAAAGTGTGACACTGTGAGCGCCCGTATCAGACAACAAAAAGTTTATATTAATGGATTTTGTCACTCTTAGCATTTTCTGTCCCCTAAATGttcaaaaacagatttaacCAATGCTTAGCCAACTGGAAAGGAAGCAGTGTCTTCAGTAGTACTCTGATCAACACAGTAATGTCTGCTCAGAAGGTGTTCAGAACTGCATTTCTATACCCCCCCTTATGACCAAACATCCACCACCTTTTTCCCGAGGATACACAAATGAATTTCCCTCTCTGGTCCGACTGCGCACTAAAGCAACAGTGAATAAGAAAGAGGAAATACTTGTAATACAAAAAAGtaaatgatttttctttaatgtgGTGATGTAATGTGATACTCACTATCCCTTTTGCCTCTGCGGAAGGAGGACCACATGGCACTAAACCTCTTGAGGGCCCCTTGTCGCCCGCCTTCATCTTCACTTGATGGGATGGCTGAtggagagacaaaaacagcatctgCTCAACACTGAAACCTTCACACAACAACATTAGCTTCCCTTGCTAGCTTCAAGGCCCTGCACGTCCACACaagtgacaggaagtgtctACGAATGGTTGATATGTGGTCCTCTGGAAACAAGAAAGCCATGAACGTTAGAGCCACCTTTCAATTCTACATGCAGCGAGTAATAGTCCACCGAGACTTGTTTGACGTAAAATGACAAATTCCAATTCTGAAACCTTTATTTGACTGTCCAAGATGACATGGTTAAAGAAAATCTTGTCTTGCTTTTTTTGTAGTGGAGAAAATAGCCCTTGTTACTCCAGCTACTGTACTTACTGTGTTTcccagtgacatcagagatgaGGTTACCTTTGGGCTGCTCACCtagacaacacagagaaaagtaCAGTGAGTAAACACTTCTGAGACTGAACAACCACATTTGCTGGATACCGTGATCTAGATCACTTATAAAATACAACTGGATAtgtattttgtaaatgtgtaattttaacCAAAGCTGTAACTGTGGCTGGCTCTGAAAGCAGGGCTGATGTTGAGAAGCCAGACTCTGAATGAGCCTAACAAACTGAACCAGGACTAATCTGTTTCataaagaacacacacatctgaggaCTGAGAATAAATGGTGAGAATACAGCACAGTACGACAGCACCTTCATTTTCAGGCACTGATGAGGGACTGAATTTTGAATTTTAAGTTAGTTATAACTGAAGCCTGTGTCCTAAAATGAACTGTGCTAAATGTCACATGTGCTTTGAGGGACGGCATGGCAGAACTGTTGTACAGACTGTTATGTTTCAGTCTGGCAGATTGGCTGTAAGGCTGGTTAAGTCTGAGGTGAAGCTAAGCCTGACAGCTACCTTGACCAGGACCAGGCTATAGAAGACCACATTTCCATAGTAACCTATTTCAGACTCATTTTAACTTGCTTTATGAAACAGAATTTCCTGCATTCAGGTGTGATTTAGTGAAGCAAGTTTGTAAGTACATCATCCTGCTCTGTGAAACACCTCTCAGACGCACGAACACCCGTCAGTGACGTCAACCAAACAACCAAGACCATTTGACCACTGAGACATaagcagaaacaaaagcatgctgcatttaaacaacaacaacgctGCAGACAAAGAAACCTtaaatcaaatcagtcaaacATGAATGTGGACTCTGCTGaaatcacacatactgtagctgctcCACTACAGATTACTGCAGAATAAAGAAgctaagaagaagaagaatttcttCATTAATAAACCAAGCTTTACACACTGAGAAGTacttttatcacacacacaggtacgCAGCGGCGCAGCACCCAGAGCAGTTAGGGGTTAGGTaccttgctcaaaggcacctTGGCAGTGCCCTGGAGGTGAACTTGCACCTCTCCAGCTGCCAGTAACAATCAGTCCTCAGTCCTGTCGCCTAAACATTATTTCTCTGCATGGCTCTGGTTGCTGTAGAGCATATCATTGTTATTTTAGCATATTAAACCACCCACAGCTGTCCAGTGTAAATAACAAGCTTGGCCGTATTTGTTTGGATTGGCTAATTGCAAAGTACTGACCCAACCACCATCAACATCTCCCTGTTGCCTCACAACAACAGTTTTGCCACACAGGTCGTCTTTCCTATTAATCCTCTGTGTATACTGCAGCACTAACAGTGTGCTGAATCATTTGTTTACTTCAGACTCTGAGGAAATAATTTTCATTCTTGTGCTGCATTCACGCCTTGTGGGAAAACCAGCTTTCtacaagacaaaacacactgacacccCAAGCCAATCACTTTAAGACAAAACTTGTAATGCTTGACCATGAACTGCATTCTTGTCGGTTTGTGGTTGTCACTGCAATGTTTGGCTTGCTGCCAAACATGATCTGACATTTATCATCCACTAAgtcctatgtgtgtgtgcacatacagcaCGTGAAGAAAGTTCAACTGAATTTATCCTCCAAGTGGAGCATCCCACTGGACATTGTCCAGGTTTCACTCTGGCTCACGTCCCAGGTTCCTGATAACGACCTTTACTGAAGCCTCAAGTCTGCAGCACACAACCTCTGTTGATAGGACAAggagtgtgtgctgtgtcaaTAGCTATAGCAGTGTTTGCACAGACAATTTTCCTGGTGGAAACTCTTCGTTCAATTAGCCAcagagaaacataaaaaatacacatcaaGAATGATCTTAGATTGTAgtgtcatttattcattcttgACACAGACAACAACATCAGAGCGAATTTGTCTTAAGCCTACACTCTTTCCCTAGTTGTGCTTCTGCAGTTCAGCTGCGATGTGGGTGCAAGTAACAGTCCTGTTTAACAGCCTCATGCCCTGAGGCTGCTGAACATGTTACAACACCATGCTGTCAATTCTATAAGAAAAGGAATGGTGCAGTCACAAAGACCCACCAAAACCTGCCTGAATCCTGTTCCATGTTCCCCTTCACTTATAAAACTTGCAACCTATAGATTTAGAATAAAGTCTGTCCATAACATATGTCCACTTATCTATTTGTCCAGTTATATGCAAAATATAGCAGTGTTCAGCTCCTAAATTCTGtttcatgtgtcatctttttcAATACCAACAGCCACATTCTTGGCTTAATGTGTAGCCAGCCATGAACCAGCCATTACTAAACCACCAAAGAATAAGTTTGCAGCTAGTAACTTGGACAACATGCTGAAGTGGGCCTATAGTGAGTGCACTTGTCATAGCCAATACGACATTTTCAATTCCGATATCCGTCTGCCGCGAAATACCCATTCCAAACTGCATTTAGTAACACGTAAATTCATGCTGCAGTCCTTGCCGCTTGCAGTACCCATCTCGCAGCCCGACAAAACAATTCAATGGGGTCTATTATTCAAATCggcatatttatttttcaccacGTTGCACTTTATGTCACTTTCTTTCTCCACATGATTCAACGACAAAAACATATGACTTAGCGCAGGGTCGTACGTTAACTAGCAAAACAAACTAGAGCAGAAGTCTAGCTTTCTATTTACATGAGGTGGTACTTGATACCCGGATATAAGTAAGCACAACCTGCTCGAGACTAGGTCACCATCGCACGTCCCAACAGGTAAAACAAAACACCGTCCAAAAGTAACGTATGGTTTTATACCCGCGTGTAACGGATTACTGCTCTTTCACTGTCTTTAAATATGAACATCCCGCAACTGGTCCAAATCCACGGAGACTCAGTAAGTCAAATAAATGATAGTGGATAGCCTCGGCGGTGTCAGCTCTTCAGTACTCACTCCATCTGCTCTTTAAGTTGGCCAATCTGGGCCCTTTTCTTCTCCTCGTTACTGTTTCGCTCATTGCTGCTTAACTCCGAGATTTGTAGTactctcagctgtttttgtcagcaAACTCAGCAACACGACAGTCGCGTTTTATCGTCTCCATTCCCGCACACACATAGCATCCTGGCTCGCGCTCACCGCTGGCTCCGCGTGCTTCCCAGACTGAAATAGCTCTGCCGTGCGCGTGCTGAAGCGGTCCTCtctgtgctgcgttcaagtCATGTGCGGAAAACGGCCAACGCTGGATTTCCTGCTACCAGCGAACAGAAGCGAGTCACTCACGCACCGAGTAGAAAACAGTTAGACTCACAAACCAACATACACAGCACACATAGGAAAATGTGTTGGAGTAGGTCAGTGACACAGACTCAGCATTCCCTGCTCTCCTGTCGTAATAGTTAACTTCAGTTCGACCAAAAGATGTCATAGAAGCTCAACAGGCCAACAACAACAAGCGCCTTGAGTAAGTGCAGGCCAGGATGGCTTTCACGTTCGTTGGAAGTTGTTAAATGTCAGACTGTTAAATCACttactttttctttcactttgacgAGTGTTTAGACAGGTTGGGGTTTCTGGAAAATGCTGTGTATCAGTAGGTACTTTCAGCTTGTaaacagagaaatgctgttCGCCTACCAGACCCTTCAGGAGCATAATTACCCCAGAACTATCAAATAAAATCCACATCTGTCAAGCAGCCTTTGAAACcatgacaacagttttctgaggGCTAATAGCTAGCATATTTCCAAGCTAACTTTCAGATGTTCACCATAGTACTAGTAGGACAAATATGGCATGCACTTATAGCGGTACTGCACATCATTTAGTAATGCACTCATAAAGATTTGGGTACTCGTGATACACTTTAAAACAAAGGCCTACGTAGCCTGACTTTTATTCCCTAGTATGGGTCAAGTCCATTGCTTCCAATACTGCAATAAATATGTACCATGTATTGTATAACAGCCCCCGACAGCCACAGAAGACTTTGTGCAGCTGGTGTCACAAGCCTTGTAGCACTCCTAATGACCAGTAAATAGACCTTGACATGTGAAATCAGTAGCATGCCCCTTTAGTAATGAATTATTAGTTTGGTCAGAGTGCCAAAAATAATGATTTCTTATGAATTTTGATTATGGTATAATGTATAGGCCTGTAATAACACTTTTCAGAATTAGGTAAAAGTAATTATGTCACCATTTGTAAAACTGCATGGTATGTACAGTCCATGTAAAAACCTGTATTGAATCTCAGAGATCTGTACAAATTTGAGTTCAAGGTgtggatttagtggcatctagcattgaggttgcagattacaaccaactgaatacccctccactcacccctccctttccgGTGGCCTTCAGGTAACATTTAGATGTGAAAGGTGCTCTGACCATTCTCATAAAAATAAGCCGAAAATGCCCATCAAAGACATACCCAACATAAATTGATAGCTGTTCTTAAAgcatttggagtacatgcatgctTTTGGTGTCCTTTGAAAGGTAACACTCACTGTATGTGCTACTGGCATTGAATcatagaagtttgaacacactgaaatagaactttattttttttacctgaatatttttttgcaaatgctTGCAGATAGCTGTATGTGGGAcctattagctggaaaacacaatgggactatagcatgaagccttacactactccaaaatcaataaaaactgataacaatagcacagaaactgaatatattcattttataaTAATGGTGTATTTAGGCATTTTCCAAAAACTACAAATTTACTATATATGCATGAATAtctatttatattcatatatttataatG
Proteins encoded:
- the LOC121613199 gene encoding DENN domain-containing protein 2D-like isoform X4 is translated as MSETVTRRRKGPRLANLKSRWSEQPKGNLISDVTGKHTIPSSEDEGGRQGALKRFSAMWSSFRRGKRDRVPEPIEPPGPVVEDNTSRQRRYVSGQYFFEYLVVVSLKKAKDSSSYEPQITYQFPKRDGMARFQKEEEEKTLKAITLFCFPEGISWAPLTEYHSETFSFVLTEIDGSRRNGYCRRLLPGGKGARPPEAYCIISTLACFGLFSKIFDEVEKRRQISMAMIYPFMQKLREAPFPAPGNTVEIKSFIPESGTEIISLTRPLDSWLEHVNFATLFGCLSDKEVLLVFAAAVLERRIIFIADELGTLSQVIHAVAALLYPFTWQHTFISIVPEILIDVVMAPTPYLLGVQKRLLDLVTDQGDLLVVDLSEDRKETFIVSIGDESSILPPKLEAEILEALSNRQNAPSVEELNRVVSEAFLHFFVRTVGHYASYVRYSRAGEQGVFEKRSFYKAIESKTTRHFVKQFIQTQMFDLFIQEVEHQQPGPQQGIFHKKILEYQEKKKGDKTKKHWL